A part of Gemmatimonas groenlandica genomic DNA contains:
- a CDS encoding TolC family protein: MSPLVLRSRGARLRRGATAAVCVVLAELVTVIIPTPISAQSMAKAMGDAQAPVALTMDMVVRRAVAQSAAVAVAQQQVSAAGARVKQARSALLPQVNASAVRSQWTRNSAEFGFVMRDAGGQPLLNPPGEILGPIRALDVRATITQPLLDPAAIAQVRAAQSAQVTAEAATGAATSKAATAAAHAFISVLRSAAQLSAITEDSSMAAELAADAARRQAAGLAIALDVTRADAQVVGTRAALVAARAQRARADLNLKRAMGLAVDATLVLADSLGAFARSGDEPSGIPTAADSDRLRLAVASALRTRDDMRSADAQVTAARRVRSALRAEYLPTLSVVADRGALGTTRNRLLPTYSWGVQLSVPIFDGLRRLRRVDEQEALLQITAIIRRDLEEQVELEVREARLAEATAQAAVEAANERLTLAVRELDQTLDRFKAGVVGNAEVITAQASLSAARVQRIERLAEMAAARIDARYARGEPQGSRN, translated from the coding sequence ATGAGCCCCCTCGTGCTGCGCTCACGAGGCGCTCGGCTCCGCAGGGGGGCAACGGCAGCAGTGTGCGTCGTCCTGGCCGAACTTGTCACGGTCATCATCCCGACGCCCATCTCCGCGCAATCCATGGCGAAGGCGATGGGGGACGCCCAGGCGCCCGTGGCGCTCACGATGGATATGGTGGTACGGCGCGCGGTCGCGCAGAGTGCCGCCGTGGCAGTGGCGCAGCAGCAGGTCTCCGCGGCCGGCGCTCGCGTGAAGCAGGCGCGCTCGGCGCTGCTGCCTCAGGTGAACGCGTCGGCGGTGCGATCACAATGGACGAGGAACAGCGCCGAGTTCGGGTTCGTCATGCGCGACGCAGGCGGCCAGCCCCTGCTGAATCCGCCCGGCGAGATCCTCGGCCCGATTCGCGCTCTCGATGTGCGCGCGACCATCACGCAGCCACTGCTCGATCCCGCGGCAATCGCCCAGGTCCGTGCGGCCCAATCAGCGCAGGTCACAGCCGAAGCCGCGACCGGCGCTGCGACGAGCAAGGCTGCCACGGCGGCGGCTCACGCGTTCATCAGCGTCCTGCGCTCGGCAGCGCAGCTCTCCGCGATCACGGAGGACTCGAGCATGGCGGCGGAGCTTGCCGCCGATGCCGCACGCCGACAGGCGGCCGGTCTCGCGATCGCGCTTGATGTCACACGGGCGGATGCGCAGGTCGTGGGAACACGAGCGGCTCTCGTGGCAGCGCGGGCACAACGTGCGCGGGCGGATTTGAACCTGAAGCGTGCGATGGGACTCGCCGTTGACGCGACTCTCGTACTCGCCGATTCCCTCGGCGCCTTCGCGCGCTCCGGCGACGAACCTTCAGGCATACCGACGGCAGCGGACAGCGACAGGCTGCGCCTCGCGGTCGCGAGTGCACTGCGAACGCGCGACGATATGCGGAGCGCCGACGCCCAGGTGACGGCTGCCAGGCGGGTGCGAAGCGCCTTGCGCGCAGAGTATCTCCCCACGCTCTCCGTGGTCGCCGATCGCGGCGCGCTGGGCACGACGCGGAACCGCCTGCTGCCCACCTACAGCTGGGGCGTTCAGCTCTCCGTTCCCATCTTCGACGGGTTGCGCCGCCTCCGTCGGGTCGACGAGCAGGAGGCGCTGCTCCAGATCACCGCCATCATACGACGTGACCTGGAGGAGCAGGTGGAGCTCGAGGTACGTGAGGCACGGCTTGCGGAGGCGACGGCGCAGGCTGCGGTCGAAGCGGCAAATGAGCGACTGACACTCGCCGTACGCGAGCTCGATCAAACGCTCGACCGCTTCAAGGCGGGCGTAGTCGGAAATGCCGAAGTGATCACGGCCCAAGCGTCGCTCTCGGCCGCGCGCGTGCAGCGCATCGAGCGCCTCGCCGAGATGGCGGCGGCGCGCATCGACGCGCGGTATGCGCGGGGCGAGCCGCAGGGGAGTCGCAACTGA
- a CDS encoding GNAT family N-acetyltransferase, with amino-acid sequence MPFATRHRDDPMPLLRPLPTLHVTTEADAGVMAQLQGRPIDDISRRFDAGHRAYVATLGDIPAAWGWVATRTAEIGEVGANFLIPASERYLWNFVTLAAHRGRGIYPQLLQAIVRAESIDAERFWIAYAPENHASGAGIAKAGFHALAEMSFDADGRPALRATVEGGAAIASRVLGLRETSESLTPCWRCVRAGRTGMTCAPGSCRCDYQRTEVACAD; translated from the coding sequence ATGCCATTCGCCACGCGCCATCGCGATGACCCCATGCCGCTACTCCGCCCGCTTCCCACCCTGCACGTCACCACCGAAGCAGACGCCGGCGTGATGGCTCAACTTCAAGGCCGACCCATTGATGACATCTCTCGACGCTTCGACGCGGGGCACCGGGCGTACGTCGCGACGCTCGGCGACATTCCCGCCGCCTGGGGGTGGGTCGCCACACGCACGGCGGAGATCGGCGAAGTCGGTGCCAACTTTCTCATCCCGGCGAGTGAGCGCTACCTCTGGAACTTTGTGACGCTGGCCGCGCACCGCGGCCGCGGCATCTATCCGCAATTGCTCCAAGCCATCGTTCGTGCCGAATCGATCGACGCCGAGCGCTTCTGGATCGCCTACGCACCAGAAAATCACGCGTCGGGGGCTGGCATCGCAAAGGCCGGCTTCCATGCGCTTGCGGAGATGTCGTTTGACGCCGACGGACGCCCGGCACTGAGGGCGACGGTCGAGGGCGGAGCCGCCATTGCCTCGCGCGTGCTTGGTCTGCGCGAAACCAGCGAATCGTTGACGCCGTGCTGGCGCTGCGTGCGTGCAGGCCGCACCGGAATGACGTGTGCGCCGGGCAGCTGCCGTTGCGACTACCAACGGACAGAAGTCGCGTGCGCCGACTAG
- a CDS encoding cytochrome-c peroxidase produces the protein MRSTSERTPRVGLRRLLGGLPSRPIATLMGVAAWTLLLTMVPDAIAGPASRWTAGQREVLRSLSIASLAPLPADPSNVYGDNQRAAALGHRLFFEPRLSGNDRVSCATCHSPTRDFQDAKPLADGVGRTARRTMPVAGTAYSPWLFWDGRADSQWAQALGPLESAVEHGGTRTRYAHVIAESFRAEYAALFGALPDLSGLPRNAGPVADTVWGAAWGRMPSSRRDAVSRVYANIGKAIAAYERTINYAPSRFDYFVDAELARRPHTTRSAFSKDEIAGLQLFIGKGNCVNCHNGALFTDSHFHNTGVAASREVAGPDSGRAVGVHQALTGEFNCASRYSDAKPDACDELRFAVTDGDELLRAYKTPSLRNVAARAPYMHAGQVTSLTAVVEHYDHAPQAPFGTTELRPLRLSATERRQLVAFLQTLTGPLSAPADFLQPPATRR, from the coding sequence ATGCGCTCGACGTCCGAACGCACGCCGCGCGTGGGTCTTCGACGCCTGCTCGGTGGGCTGCCCTCGCGGCCGATTGCGACGTTAATGGGGGTGGCCGCCTGGACACTGCTGCTAACGATGGTTCCCGATGCGATCGCCGGTCCTGCGTCGCGCTGGACCGCTGGGCAGCGCGAGGTGCTCCGCTCGTTGTCGATCGCGTCACTGGCGCCGCTGCCGGCCGATCCCTCGAATGTATACGGCGACAACCAACGCGCCGCCGCACTCGGGCACCGGCTGTTCTTCGAGCCACGCCTGAGCGGCAACGACCGCGTTTCGTGCGCGACCTGCCATTCGCCGACGCGCGACTTTCAGGACGCAAAACCGCTGGCCGACGGCGTGGGCCGTACAGCACGACGGACCATGCCGGTGGCCGGTACGGCGTACAGTCCATGGCTGTTCTGGGACGGACGCGCTGATAGTCAGTGGGCGCAGGCACTCGGTCCACTCGAGAGCGCGGTGGAGCACGGCGGCACCCGGACGCGCTACGCGCATGTCATTGCGGAGTCCTTCCGAGCCGAGTATGCGGCCCTCTTCGGCGCGCTCCCGGATTTGTCGGGACTACCGCGCAACGCCGGCCCGGTAGCGGACACAGTGTGGGGCGCCGCGTGGGGCCGCATGCCCAGCAGCCGGCGTGACGCCGTGTCTCGCGTCTATGCCAATATCGGAAAGGCCATCGCTGCGTACGAGCGAACGATCAACTACGCGCCGTCACGGTTCGACTACTTCGTGGACGCGGAGCTCGCACGCAGACCGCACACCACACGGAGTGCATTCTCGAAAGACGAGATCGCCGGCCTGCAACTGTTCATCGGCAAGGGCAACTGCGTGAACTGCCACAACGGCGCGCTGTTCACGGACAGCCACTTTCACAACACGGGCGTTGCCGCGTCTCGCGAGGTGGCAGGGCCCGATAGCGGTCGCGCGGTCGGCGTGCACCAGGCCCTGACCGGAGAGTTCAACTGCGCGAGCCGCTACAGCGACGCCAAGCCGGATGCGTGCGATGAGCTCCGCTTCGCGGTGACCGACGGTGACGAATTACTGCGGGCGTACAAGACGCCTTCGCTACGGAACGTGGCCGCACGAGCCCCGTACATGCACGCCGGGCAGGTCACGTCGCTGACGGCCGTCGTCGAGCACTACGATCACGCACCGCAGGCGCCATTCGGCACCACCGAACTCAGACCACTGCGCCTGAGCGCGACCGAACGGCGACAACTCGTCGCATTTCTGCAGACTCTGACGGGGCCGCTGTCGGCACCCGCCGATTTTCTCCAACCGCCCGCTACACGTCGATAG
- a CDS encoding FixH family protein, protein MSTLIDSRVRRSVARAAAVALALTALSLLTGCMMFAKAPSDLDYARTRRSEVGLYVATIHPTGDSIPRGKLHQWTLHLETSAGVPVDSANVSIDGGMPQHGHGLPTKPRVTRALGHGDHMVEGMKFNMGGWWVVKFRISAASGRDSLVFNLSL, encoded by the coding sequence ATGTCCACTCTCATCGACTCACGCGTACGTCGCTCCGTGGCGCGCGCCGCCGCTGTCGCACTTGCTCTGACCGCGCTCAGTCTCCTCACCGGTTGCATGATGTTCGCCAAGGCACCGTCCGACCTCGACTACGCGCGGACGCGTCGAAGCGAAGTCGGACTGTATGTCGCCACGATTCATCCGACGGGCGATTCGATACCGCGCGGCAAGCTGCACCAGTGGACGCTCCACCTTGAGACGTCTGCCGGCGTGCCCGTGGACAGCGCGAACGTGTCGATTGATGGTGGCATGCCGCAGCATGGGCACGGGCTCCCCACCAAGCCTCGCGTGACGCGCGCCCTCGGCCACGGAGACCACATGGTGGAAGGGATGAAGTTCAACATGGGTGGATGGTGGGTGGTCAAGTTTCGCATCAGCGCGGCGAGCGGCCGGGATTCACTCGTGTTCAACCTGTCACTCTGA
- a CDS encoding TetR/AcrR family transcriptional regulator, translating into MTKRKTPEALTRDDLMQAAATVDPELRRRSQLLWEDRVQSTRGPKAALTPDDVVRAAMQLADEDGLGAVTMSAVSTRIGYTTMAVYRYFPSKEALLDAIVDAALGLPPRPSEPRDDWRSELARWARAKRAMLCARPWLAELPFVAAPHGPNWLSWSEAVIDALSTTGLDSADIGEMLSVLDGYTRGASDTAISLARARARGTSDAEWAAAVGADLGRAIGDPRFPRFAALLTTPPSRPSRTMDESFEFGLARVLDGIERYVNGGRR; encoded by the coding sequence ATGACGAAGCGAAAGACGCCGGAGGCACTGACTCGAGACGACCTCATGCAGGCGGCGGCGACGGTCGACCCGGAGCTGCGGCGGCGCAGTCAGCTGTTGTGGGAGGACCGGGTCCAATCCACGCGTGGCCCGAAGGCGGCGCTGACCCCGGACGATGTCGTACGGGCGGCCATGCAGCTCGCCGACGAGGACGGCCTCGGCGCCGTGACCATGAGTGCGGTCTCGACGCGGATCGGCTACACGACGATGGCGGTGTATCGGTACTTCCCCAGCAAGGAAGCACTCCTCGATGCGATCGTGGATGCGGCACTGGGCCTGCCGCCGCGCCCCTCGGAGCCACGCGATGATTGGCGGAGCGAGCTGGCGCGGTGGGCGCGGGCGAAACGCGCGATGCTCTGTGCACGCCCATGGCTGGCCGAATTGCCGTTCGTGGCGGCACCGCACGGACCGAACTGGCTGAGCTGGTCGGAGGCGGTGATCGACGCCCTCTCGACCACCGGCCTGGATTCGGCCGACATAGGCGAGATGCTCAGTGTGCTCGACGGCTACACGCGCGGCGCGTCGGACACCGCAATCTCACTCGCGCGGGCGCGGGCGCGCGGCACCTCGGATGCAGAGTGGGCCGCTGCGGTTGGCGCCGATCTCGGGCGCGCCATCGGCGATCCGCGATTCCCGCGCTTCGCGGCGCTGCTTACGACGCCGCCGAGCCGGCCGTCGCGCACGATGGACGAGTCGTTCGAGTTCGGACTCGCGCGCGTGCTTGACGGCATTGAACGCTACGTCAACGGGGGCAGGCGCTAA
- a CDS encoding DUF2306 domain-containing protein, which yields MRPTIFEWRIPLALVALSAVPAIAGTARLVEIASNAAVTPANARFMDAPWPVVLHIIAVVIYSMLGAVQFSAGIRRRSSRWHRASGRVLVAAGVLAATTGLWMTLRYAWPSGDGQILYLERLVFGTAMLLSLVLAVTAIRICDFHAHGRWMIRAYAIGLGAGTQVFAHLPWFLLMAEPPGELPRAVMMGAGWVINVLAAEWIVRRPSHADRRRRDPSLPAELVVAPLSH from the coding sequence ATGCGCCCGACGATCTTTGAATGGCGCATTCCCCTCGCCCTGGTCGCGCTCAGCGCTGTGCCGGCCATCGCCGGAACAGCACGACTCGTGGAAATCGCCAGCAATGCTGCTGTCACTCCGGCCAACGCCCGATTCATGGACGCACCGTGGCCGGTGGTACTCCACATCATCGCGGTCGTGATCTACAGCATGCTCGGCGCCGTACAGTTCTCGGCCGGCATCCGTCGTCGGTCGAGCCGCTGGCATCGCGCGTCGGGCCGGGTGCTGGTGGCGGCCGGCGTATTGGCGGCCACGACCGGGCTCTGGATGACGCTCCGCTACGCCTGGCCCAGCGGAGATGGGCAGATTCTCTATCTCGAGCGCCTCGTGTTCGGCACGGCCATGCTGCTCTCGCTCGTGCTGGCCGTCACGGCGATTCGGATCTGCGACTTCCACGCGCACGGACGCTGGATGATCCGCGCGTACGCCATTGGCCTCGGCGCGGGCACGCAGGTGTTCGCGCACCTGCCATGGTTTCTGCTGATGGCCGAGCCGCCCGGCGAGCTTCCGCGCGCTGTCATGATGGGCGCCGGATGGGTCATCAATGTGCTGGCGGCCGAATGGATCGTGCGCCGGCCGTCCCACGCCGACCGGCGTCGCCGCGATCCCAGTTTGCCCGCTGAGCTCGTGGTGGCACCACTTTCGCACTGA
- a CDS encoding L,D-transpeptidase family protein has product MSATRRGVLLTCSLAALLVVGCKGRTAPNAAKEWTPSPGDLVMGVPIGDVTSSIQAQLATRPESVPADRWRHIKQLYTTYGNVPLWLEKDGFSQSRSKALLRAVVDVRTDALRLDGYPLDELVATVGAVQATKQASATQLANADVLLTATYVELAEDLLTGQVDPKSIEQDWHIAVGHEPIDSAVARSLRDPQLDSAIARMRPRDADYDALRRSLVRFQSIVAGGGWAVVPAGKALKPRQADKPARIAALRERLRVEGFGAPGGASGAASDVAPSGAAGANVYNTELAGLVADFQARHGIAVDSALGAETMQSLNVPAQYRLAQIAANLERYRWLPRSFGGRYIIVNVPAFRLEAHDSTSTLEMKVIVGEEFEGKTTPVFADSMETVVFRPYWNITPDIQEKETEPKIAEDSKYMEANDLEYFKDGGETRIRQKPGPKNSLGLVKFLFPNAFNIYLHDTPDDALFAKDVRAFSHGCIRLEKPDELAQWVLGWEPARVDSAMQQGTDNQSTKLAKKIPVYIVYATAYERDGQLYFGNDLYSRDAALVKAVSGSIAPTETALRSLEALRKLVQD; this is encoded by the coding sequence ATGAGCGCCACGCGACGCGGCGTGCTGCTCACCTGCAGCCTCGCGGCGCTACTCGTTGTCGGCTGCAAGGGGCGCACGGCACCTAATGCCGCCAAGGAATGGACGCCGAGCCCGGGCGACTTGGTGATGGGCGTGCCGATCGGCGACGTCACGTCATCGATTCAGGCGCAGCTCGCTACGCGGCCGGAAAGCGTCCCCGCCGACCGGTGGCGGCACATCAAGCAGCTGTACACGACGTACGGGAACGTTCCGCTCTGGCTTGAAAAGGACGGATTCAGTCAATCGCGCAGTAAGGCGTTGTTGCGCGCGGTGGTCGATGTGCGCACCGACGCCCTCCGACTCGACGGGTATCCACTTGATGAACTGGTCGCGACGGTGGGTGCCGTGCAGGCGACGAAACAGGCAAGTGCGACGCAGCTGGCGAACGCTGACGTACTTCTCACGGCGACCTACGTGGAGCTCGCCGAGGATCTCCTCACGGGACAAGTCGACCCCAAGTCGATCGAGCAGGACTGGCACATTGCGGTGGGTCACGAGCCGATCGACAGTGCGGTCGCGCGCAGCCTTCGTGATCCGCAACTCGACTCGGCCATCGCTCGCATGCGTCCGCGTGACGCCGACTACGACGCGTTGCGTCGGTCGCTCGTGCGCTTCCAGTCTATCGTGGCTGGTGGCGGATGGGCGGTGGTGCCGGCTGGGAAGGCACTCAAGCCCCGTCAGGCGGACAAACCGGCGCGCATCGCAGCGCTTCGTGAGCGTCTTCGGGTCGAGGGTTTCGGTGCACCGGGCGGTGCATCGGGGGCGGCATCGGACGTGGCGCCGTCCGGGGCGGCAGGCGCGAACGTCTACAACACCGAGCTGGCGGGGCTCGTCGCCGACTTCCAGGCGCGACACGGCATTGCCGTTGATAGCGCACTCGGCGCCGAAACGATGCAGTCGCTGAACGTGCCCGCGCAGTATCGACTGGCGCAGATTGCCGCCAATCTCGAGCGGTATCGCTGGCTGCCGCGCTCGTTCGGCGGTCGGTACATCATCGTGAATGTCCCCGCGTTCCGGCTCGAGGCGCACGATTCGACGAGTACGCTCGAGATGAAGGTGATCGTCGGCGAGGAATTCGAGGGCAAGACGACGCCCGTATTCGCCGACTCCATGGAGACCGTCGTGTTTCGTCCGTACTGGAACATCACGCCGGACATTCAAGAGAAGGAAACGGAGCCCAAGATCGCTGAGGACTCGAAGTACATGGAGGCGAACGATCTGGAGTATTTCAAGGATGGTGGCGAGACGCGTATCAGGCAGAAGCCGGGGCCGAAGAACTCCTTGGGTCTGGTGAAGTTCCTGTTCCCGAACGCGTTCAACATCTACCTCCACGATACGCCCGACGATGCGCTGTTTGCGAAGGATGTGCGCGCCTTCAGCCATGGGTGCATTCGTCTCGAGAAGCCCGACGAGCTCGCGCAGTGGGTACTCGGTTGGGAGCCAGCGCGCGTCGACTCCGCGATGCAGCAGGGCACGGACAACCAGTCCACGAAGCTCGCGAAGAAAATTCCCGTGTACATCGTGTACGCGACGGCCTACGAGCGCGACGGACAACTCTACTTCGGCAACGATTTGTACAGCCGTGATGCGGCGCTGGTGAAGGCCGTGTCGGGGAGCATCGCACCGACGGAAACCGCGCTGCGGAGTCTCGAAGCACTGCGTAAGCTGGTGCAGGATTGA
- a CDS encoding metallophosphoesterase family protein: MRTLVHLSDLHFGRVDTRLLAPLIDRIVKIQPDLVVVSGDLTQRARSDQFKAAREFLDVLPRPQIVVPGNHDIPLHNVFDRFVRPLQKYRRHISDDLEPAYVDGEIAVLGVNTARSATIKGGRINQDQLGRLRARMTSVPGGTIKVVVTHHPFDLPSHYHDGNLVGRAPAAMQLFAECGVDLLLAGHFHASHAGDTAVRYRIGGYVAVAAQAGTATSTRGRGEVNAFNLVHLDPSHITIERYGWDAESGTFTASHADVFTRTAGGWSRSTPSDHAR; encoded by the coding sequence ATGCGCACGCTCGTTCATCTGTCAGATCTGCATTTCGGCCGCGTCGACACGCGGCTCCTGGCGCCGCTGATTGATCGCATCGTGAAGATCCAGCCGGACCTGGTGGTGGTGTCCGGCGACCTGACGCAGCGCGCGCGCAGCGATCAGTTCAAGGCAGCGCGCGAATTCCTGGACGTGCTACCACGTCCGCAGATTGTCGTTCCGGGCAATCATGACATTCCCCTGCACAACGTGTTCGATCGATTCGTCCGGCCGCTGCAGAAGTACCGCCGCCATATCAGCGACGATCTCGAGCCGGCGTACGTCGATGGTGAAATCGCCGTGTTGGGGGTCAATACCGCGCGTTCGGCTACGATCAAGGGCGGGCGGATCAATCAGGACCAGCTCGGTCGCCTGCGCGCGCGCATGACCTCCGTTCCCGGAGGGACGATCAAGGTCGTCGTCACGCACCACCCGTTTGATTTACCAAGCCATTACCACGATGGCAATCTCGTCGGACGCGCGCCGGCGGCGATGCAGCTGTTTGCCGAATGCGGGGTGGACCTGCTGCTCGCCGGTCATTTCCACGCGAGCCACGCGGGCGACACGGCCGTGCGTTATCGTATCGGCGGTTATGTCGCCGTGGCAGCGCAGGCCGGTACCGCCACATCGACGCGTGGCCGTGGCGAAGTGAATGCGTTCAATCTGGTGCACCTCGATCCGTCGCACATCACGATCGAGCGGTACGGGTGGGATGCCGAGAGCGGCACGTTCACAGCATCCCACGCGGATGTCTTCACGCGCACGGCTGGCGGGTGGTCACGGTCGACCCCCAGCGATCACGCACGGTAA
- a CDS encoding diacylglycerol/lipid kinase family protein codes for MLKMAVIINHDAGTSHAIDVADLAESLRAGGYEPSITLSRNGADTVTAAKAARADGANIVVAGGGDGTINAVAAELVGSDIALGVLPLGTLNHFAKALGIPLKPNDAIHTLVAGYRTQVDVGEVNDTIFLNNSSIGIYPEMVREREVTQRRFGRSKWVAFFWASLKALDRYPFLNVQLDVNGTRLHRHTSFVFIGNNEYLIDGFELGERTTLSAGCLSLYVSQRTGRLGLLGFALRALFGRLRQARDFDMLLTAGIVIKTGPDRVNVATDGEVTTMNTPLHYRIRAGALSVIVPRPTSA; via the coding sequence ATGCTGAAGATGGCCGTCATCATCAACCACGACGCGGGGACGAGCCACGCCATCGACGTCGCGGACCTGGCTGAGTCGTTGCGCGCGGGCGGGTACGAGCCATCCATCACGCTGAGCCGAAACGGCGCGGACACCGTCACGGCCGCGAAAGCCGCACGCGCCGACGGAGCGAACATCGTCGTTGCCGGTGGCGGAGACGGCACCATCAATGCGGTCGCGGCGGAGCTGGTCGGATCCGACATCGCGCTCGGCGTGCTTCCGCTCGGCACCCTCAACCATTTTGCGAAAGCCCTCGGGATTCCGCTGAAGCCGAACGACGCGATTCATACGCTCGTTGCGGGATACCGCACGCAGGTGGATGTCGGAGAGGTCAACGACACGATCTTTCTGAACAATTCGAGTATCGGCATTTATCCCGAGATGGTACGGGAGCGGGAAGTGACGCAGCGGCGCTTCGGCCGATCCAAGTGGGTCGCATTTTTCTGGGCGAGTCTGAAGGCGCTCGACCGCTATCCGTTCCTGAATGTCCAACTCGATGTCAACGGCACACGGCTCCACAGGCACACGAGTTTCGTATTCATTGGCAACAATGAATACCTGATCGACGGTTTCGAGCTGGGCGAGCGAACAACGCTCAGCGCTGGCTGCCTGAGCCTCTACGTGTCGCAGCGAACGGGACGTCTGGGACTGCTCGGGTTCGCGTTACGCGCGCTGTTCGGGCGACTACGACAGGCGCGTGATTTCGACATGCTCCTGACAGCGGGGATCGTGATCAAGACAGGACCCGATCGAGTGAACGTGGCCACCGACGGCGAAGTCACGACGATGAACACGCCGCTCCACTACCGGATCCGAGCCGGCGCGCTCAGCGTGATCGTGCCGCGACCCACATCAGCCTGA
- a CDS encoding phosphatase PAP2 family protein, translating to MAERSQTDAGSACALRPGVAVLVIATCTLAFAYLASHVSTTGALAALDLQIARWLHANASPALVTAMFWVSNAQGIAGISVLSLLMGAFLARKREWNWLLVLILSVAGGMLLNVLLKETIRRPRPMFDDPLLTLATWSFPSGHTAGATAFYGVVAAYLTSNTMSRRRRTLVIASAITLLVLVAFSRMVLGAHYLSDVLAAFVSSTGWLALCFAVVGLWGRHRLTRA from the coding sequence TTGGCAGAACGATCTCAGACCGATGCGGGTTCGGCCTGCGCATTGCGCCCCGGCGTGGCCGTGCTGGTGATTGCCACGTGCACACTGGCCTTTGCCTACCTCGCGTCACACGTCTCGACCACCGGGGCACTGGCAGCTCTCGACCTCCAGATAGCGCGTTGGCTTCACGCCAACGCGTCGCCGGCGTTGGTCACCGCCATGTTCTGGGTCAGCAACGCGCAAGGCATTGCCGGGATTAGCGTGCTGTCGCTGCTGATGGGCGCGTTCCTTGCTAGGAAGAGGGAATGGAACTGGCTGCTGGTACTGATATTGTCCGTCGCGGGAGGCATGCTCTTGAACGTGCTGCTCAAGGAAACCATCCGTCGTCCCCGACCGATGTTCGACGACCCGCTGTTGACCCTGGCGACGTGGAGCTTTCCCAGCGGCCACACCGCCGGCGCCACGGCATTCTATGGCGTCGTCGCGGCGTATCTGACATCGAATACGATGTCGAGGCGACGCCGCACGCTCGTGATCGCCAGCGCCATCACGTTGCTGGTGTTGGTTGCATTCAGTCGCATGGTACTTGGCGCGCATTATTTGAGTGACGTGTTGGCCGCCTTTGTATCGAGCACGGGGTGGCTGGCGCTCTGTTTCGCCGTCGTCGGTCTCTGGGGCCGGCATCGCCTCACCCGCGCATGA
- a CDS encoding LytTR family DNA-binding domain-containing protein: protein MNEPTRTRGERPIASDGRSWKVLVADDEPLARARLRALLARHPEFELSAECGSGTAVLAALRDGPADVLLLDIRMPGLDGMATVEALAQQAPWSLDRPPCIVFVTASEEHAIRAFDLDAVDYLVKPVDIDRFDRAMRRLLEKLGAPSRVPDAGAIAAADTALRAALQALRGDASAPAGDSGSRTASLAGSEAASEAGYAKRFVIRDASGMYFVPVVDVDRVEADGNYVAVVAGGRRHLLRESLHLLASRLNPEEFVRVHRSHLVRINRIRRLEPCGHGEYELTMTDGTRLTSSRSYGEQVRRLLR from the coding sequence GTGAACGAACCGACGCGCACTCGGGGTGAGAGACCCATCGCGAGCGACGGACGTTCCTGGAAGGTGCTCGTCGCCGATGACGAACCGCTCGCCCGCGCACGACTTCGTGCGCTACTCGCGCGACACCCCGAGTTCGAGCTCAGTGCGGAATGCGGCAGCGGTACGGCAGTTCTCGCCGCGCTCCGCGATGGACCCGCGGACGTACTGCTCCTCGACATCCGCATGCCCGGCCTCGATGGCATGGCAACGGTGGAGGCGCTCGCCCAGCAGGCGCCATGGTCGCTAGACCGCCCGCCGTGCATCGTCTTCGTCACCGCGAGCGAGGAGCACGCCATCCGGGCGTTCGATCTCGACGCGGTCGACTACCTCGTCAAACCGGTTGACATCGACCGATTTGACCGCGCAATGCGGCGGCTGCTCGAAAAACTTGGCGCACCGTCGCGAGTCCCCGATGCCGGAGCCATTGCGGCGGCCGATACCGCGCTTCGGGCTGCGCTGCAGGCGCTTCGGGGAGACGCCTCCGCGCCGGCCGGCGATTCCGGTAGTCGCACCGCTTCCCTCGCAGGAAGTGAGGCCGCGTCGGAGGCCGGGTATGCAAAGCGATTCGTGATCCGCGACGCAAGCGGAATGTACTTCGTGCCCGTCGTGGACGTCGATCGTGTGGAGGCGGACGGCAACTACGTGGCGGTCGTCGCCGGCGGGCGGCGCCACCTCCTGCGTGAATCGCTGCATCTCCTCGCGTCGCGCCTCAATCCGGAGGAGTTCGTGCGGGTGCATCGATCGCATCTGGTGCGGATCAACCGGATTCGACGGCTGGAACCCTGTGGCCACGGCGAGTACGAACTGACGATGACCGACGGCACTCGACTCACTTCGAGCCGGAGTTATGGGGAGCAGGTGCGGCGGCTACTCCGCTGA